A genome region from Crossiella equi includes the following:
- a CDS encoding acyl-CoA dehydrogenase family protein, whose translation MPATHEVTNQVPPLLDFDTAQDPALLAGLHREGAAWAEPELHVLGTLAGSAAAQEQGRLANENPPVLRTHDRYGHRVDEVEFHPAWHQLMTTAVEAGLHAAPWRDYRPGAHVARAAKFIAWSQVEAGHSCPVSMTYAVVPALRANPGLADRYEHLLAAPVYDFGLREPTGKRGLIAGMSMTEKQGGSDVRANTTTATPDGSGAYTVVGHKWFTSAPMSDLFLTLAQAPGGLSCFLLPRVLPDGTRNPIRLQRLKDKLGNKSNASAEIEYDQATGWLVGEEGRGVRTIIEMVNMTRLDCVLGAAAGMRAAVVQAVHHASHRRAFGQTLVEAPLMATVLADLVVESEAATTMGLRLAGATDRAQAGDEQEAVFRRIALAVTKYWVCKRAPAHAAEALECLGGNGYVEESGMPRLYREAPLSSIWEGSGNVAALDALRAMARQPETVAAFFHEVDTARGQDPRLDRAADALRAELADHSELEARARRVVERMALLLQGVQLVRHGHPAVAEAFLASRLGGDWGIAFGTLPTGLDLKAIVDRGRASA comes from the coding sequence ATGCCAGCAACCCATGAGGTGACCAACCAGGTCCCCCCGCTGCTCGACTTCGACACCGCCCAGGACCCGGCGCTGCTGGCCGGGCTGCACCGCGAGGGCGCGGCCTGGGCCGAACCGGAGCTGCACGTGCTGGGCACCCTCGCGGGCAGCGCCGCCGCCCAGGAGCAGGGCAGGCTGGCCAATGAGAACCCGCCGGTGCTGCGCACGCACGACCGCTACGGCCACCGTGTCGACGAGGTCGAGTTCCACCCCGCCTGGCACCAGCTGATGACCACCGCGGTCGAGGCCGGGCTGCACGCGGCGCCGTGGCGGGACTACCGGCCCGGCGCGCACGTGGCCCGCGCGGCCAAGTTCATCGCCTGGTCCCAGGTCGAGGCCGGGCACAGCTGCCCGGTCTCCATGACCTACGCCGTGGTGCCCGCGCTGCGCGCCAACCCCGGGCTGGCCGACCGCTACGAGCACCTGCTCGCCGCGCCCGTCTACGACTTCGGCCTGCGCGAGCCCACCGGCAAGCGCGGGCTCATCGCGGGCATGTCCATGACGGAGAAGCAGGGCGGCTCGGACGTGCGGGCCAACACCACCACGGCCACCCCGGACGGCAGCGGCGCCTACACCGTCGTCGGGCACAAGTGGTTCACCTCCGCGCCCATGTCGGACCTGTTCCTCACCCTGGCCCAGGCCCCGGGCGGGCTGTCCTGCTTCCTGCTGCCGCGCGTGCTGCCGGACGGCACCCGCAACCCCATCCGGTTGCAGCGCCTCAAGGACAAGCTCGGCAACAAGTCCAACGCCTCCGCCGAGATCGAGTACGACCAGGCCACCGGCTGGCTCGTCGGCGAGGAGGGCCGGGGCGTGCGGACCATCATCGAGATGGTCAACATGACCCGCCTGGACTGCGTGCTCGGCGCGGCCGCCGGGATGCGCGCCGCCGTCGTGCAGGCCGTGCACCACGCCAGCCACCGCCGGGCGTTCGGGCAGACCCTCGTCGAGGCGCCGCTGATGGCCACCGTGCTGGCCGACCTCGTCGTGGAGTCCGAGGCCGCCACCACGATGGGCCTGCGCCTGGCCGGGGCCACCGACCGCGCCCAGGCCGGGGACGAGCAGGAGGCGGTGTTCCGCCGCATCGCCCTGGCAGTGACCAAGTACTGGGTGTGCAAGCGCGCCCCGGCGCACGCGGCCGAGGCCCTGGAGTGCCTCGGCGGCAACGGCTACGTCGAGGAGTCCGGCATGCCGCGCCTGTACCGCGAGGCACCGCTGTCCTCGATCTGGGAGGGCTCGGGCAACGTCGCCGCCCTGGACGCCCTGCGCGCCATGGCCCGCCAGCCCGAGACCGTGGCCGCGTTCTTCCACGAGGTCGACACCGCCCGGGGTCAGGACCCGCGCCTGGACCGGGCCGCCGACGCGCTGCGCGCCGAGCTGGCCGACCACAGCGAGCTGGAGGCCCGCGCCCGGCGCGTGGTCGAGCGGATGGCGCTGCTGTTGCAGGGCGTGCAGCTCGTGCGGCACGGGCACCCGGCGGTGGCCGAGGCGTTCCTGGCCAGCCGCCTCGGCGGGGACTGGGGGATCGCGTTCGGCACCCTGCCCACCGGTCTGGACCTCAAGGCCATCGTCGACCGGGGGCGCGCCTCCGCCTGA
- a CDS encoding TetR/AcrR family transcriptional regulator, whose product MPYRRTPGVDARRAATRDRILAAARELLAEAGYAGCSVAAVARRAGVGAGSVYLHFPAKSDLVAEAFRLVCSHEVDAVARAVAGVRTAREAVVAMVETFAGRALKTPRLAYTLLAEPIDPVVEHERLKYRLAYRDVLVPPLAAAVARGELPPQDPATTAAALVGAAGEVLVGPLAAGHAEPDTIPNLISFCLRALGGDDASNP is encoded by the coding sequence GTGCCGTACCGCCGGACCCCCGGGGTGGACGCGCGCCGCGCCGCCACCCGTGACCGCATCCTGGCCGCCGCCCGCGAGCTGCTGGCCGAGGCCGGGTACGCGGGCTGCTCGGTCGCGGCGGTGGCCCGGCGCGCCGGGGTGGGCGCCGGGTCGGTCTACCTGCACTTCCCGGCCAAGTCCGACCTGGTCGCGGAGGCCTTCCGGCTGGTCTGCTCGCACGAGGTCGACGCCGTGGCCCGCGCGGTGGCCGGTGTGCGCACCGCCCGGGAGGCGGTCGTGGCCATGGTCGAGACCTTCGCCGGGCGCGCGCTGAAGACACCCCGGCTGGCCTACACGCTGCTGGCCGAGCCGATCGACCCGGTGGTCGAGCACGAGCGCCTGAAGTACCGCCTGGCCTACCGCGACGTGCTGGTGCCGCCCCTGGCCGCGGCCGTGGCGCGGGGCGAGCTGCCGCCGCAGGACCCGGCCACCACCGCGGCCGCCCTGGTCGGCGCGGCGGGCGAGGTCCTGGTCGGCCCGCTGGCCGCCGGGCACGCCGAACCGGACACCATCCCCAACCTCATCAGCTTCTGCCTGCGCGCCCTGGGAGGCGACGATGCCAGCAACCCATGA
- a CDS encoding ATP-binding protein, giving the protein MASAAPGNLPVDVTSFVDRRRELARVRQLLGAHRLVMLTGVGGVGKSRLALRVGARVRPQFPDGVWLAELASLQDPGLLAHTVADALGASDHSACPPLEATLAYLAQRRLLLVLDNCEHLVEECAGLVSTLLARAPGLTVLATSRQPLGIAGEHLLPVPPLDVPPDGRAPSTAELREYGSVRLFQARIGVQRLDPVTRRRVAAVCRRLEGIPLAIELAAARLPDLGLDELLLRLDQRFELLTGSGAVLPRQQTLRATVDWSFELCSPAERTLWARLAVCVSGFDLAAAEHIGSGPDLPPGAVLDAVTGLLDKSILTKAGVDGTARYRMLETLRQYGHERLGPDSLELVRRRLLEHYLGVAREFAADWHGPRQALWRRRWDADLGNLRVALEFSLAQPGGACAALELVALLGPYWAACGSAEEGSLWLRRALKAGPAPTRLRARALWVAAQTEHVHGDMLAAVEYLDECESLSRALGAEPELAWAVQYRAVQAMYQGDTVGAVALYTEATRRHRAIGDPQGIILSLAQHALCHCLRSDDIEDAVRQAEALCTELIALAEPDGEVWIRSWGVTLLGLAAWLGGRPAEAERLLLESVRLKREFADRFGLGMALEVLLWITSADGRHTAAACLSGAVESVLAPVGMSFFAISRMTGYRLEAEARIRTGLSAKALEAERRRGADFDLHEAVTFALEELAPKPEAPARLTRRQLEVAELVAQGLSNKEIARELAIAQRTAEAHLEHILARLGLRSRAQVAAWVAARGSR; this is encoded by the coding sequence ATGGCTTCGGCGGCACCCGGGAACCTGCCGGTCGACGTGACCTCCTTCGTCGACCGCAGGCGGGAACTGGCCAGGGTGCGACAGCTGCTCGGTGCGCACCGGCTGGTCATGCTCACCGGGGTGGGCGGGGTCGGCAAGAGCAGGCTGGCCCTGCGCGTGGGGGCGCGCGTGCGCCCCCAGTTCCCGGACGGCGTGTGGCTGGCCGAGCTGGCCTCGCTGCAGGACCCGGGGCTGTTGGCCCACACCGTCGCCGACGCGCTCGGCGCCTCCGACCACTCCGCGTGTCCGCCGCTGGAGGCGACGCTGGCCTACCTGGCGCAGCGACGCTTGCTGCTGGTACTGGACAACTGCGAGCACCTGGTCGAGGAGTGCGCCGGACTGGTCAGCACGCTGCTGGCCCGCGCGCCGGGGCTGACCGTGCTGGCCACCAGCCGCCAGCCGCTGGGCATCGCCGGGGAGCACCTGCTGCCGGTGCCACCGCTGGACGTGCCGCCGGACGGCCGCGCGCCCAGCACGGCGGAGCTGCGCGAGTACGGGTCGGTGCGCCTGTTCCAGGCCCGCATCGGTGTCCAGCGCCTGGACCCCGTCACCCGTCGCCGGGTCGCCGCGGTGTGCCGCCGCCTGGAGGGCATCCCGCTGGCCATCGAACTGGCCGCCGCGCGACTGCCCGACCTGGGCCTGGACGAGCTGCTGCTGCGGCTGGACCAGCGCTTCGAGCTGCTCACCGGCAGCGGCGCGGTATTGCCCAGGCAGCAGACGCTGCGCGCCACCGTGGACTGGAGCTTCGAGCTGTGCTCCCCCGCCGAGCGCACGCTGTGGGCCCGGCTGGCGGTGTGCGTGAGCGGGTTCGACCTGGCCGCGGCCGAGCACATCGGCTCGGGCCCGGACCTGCCGCCCGGGGCCGTGCTGGACGCGGTGACCGGGCTGCTGGACAAGTCGATCCTGACCAAGGCCGGGGTGGACGGCACCGCGCGCTACCGCATGCTGGAGACCCTGCGCCAGTACGGCCACGAACGGCTTGGCCCGGACAGCCTGGAGCTGGTGCGGCGGCGGCTGCTGGAGCACTACCTGGGCGTGGCTCGGGAGTTCGCCGCCGACTGGCACGGTCCGCGCCAGGCCCTGTGGCGACGCCGCTGGGACGCCGACCTGGGCAACCTGCGGGTGGCGCTGGAGTTCAGCCTGGCCCAGCCGGGCGGGGCGTGCGCGGCGCTGGAGCTGGTCGCGCTGCTCGGCCCGTACTGGGCGGCCTGCGGCAGCGCCGAGGAGGGCTCGCTGTGGCTGCGGCGGGCACTCAAGGCCGGTCCGGCGCCGACCCGGTTGCGCGCGCGCGCGTTGTGGGTGGCCGCGCAGACCGAGCACGTGCACGGGGACATGCTGGCGGCGGTGGAGTACCTGGACGAGTGCGAGTCGCTGTCCCGGGCGCTGGGCGCGGAGCCGGAGCTGGCCTGGGCCGTCCAGTACCGCGCGGTGCAGGCCATGTACCAGGGCGACACGGTGGGCGCGGTGGCCCTGTACACCGAGGCGACCCGGCGGCACCGCGCGATCGGCGACCCGCAGGGCATCATCCTGTCGCTGGCCCAGCACGCGCTGTGCCACTGCCTGCGCTCGGACGACATCGAGGACGCCGTGCGGCAGGCCGAGGCGCTGTGCACCGAGCTCATCGCCCTGGCCGAACCGGACGGCGAGGTGTGGATCCGCTCCTGGGGTGTCACGCTGCTGGGTCTGGCCGCGTGGCTGGGCGGCCGCCCGGCCGAGGCCGAGCGGCTGCTGCTGGAGAGCGTGCGGTTGAAGCGCGAGTTCGCCGACCGCTTCGGCCTCGGCATGGCCCTGGAGGTGCTGCTGTGGATCACCTCCGCGGACGGCAGGCACACCGCGGCGGCCTGCCTGAGCGGCGCGGTGGAGTCGGTGCTGGCCCCGGTCGGCATGAGCTTCTTCGCGATCTCGCGGATGACCGGCTACCGGCTGGAGGCCGAGGCACGCATCCGCACCGGCCTGTCGGCCAAGGCCCTGGAGGCCGAACGCCGCCGGGGCGCGGACTTCGACCTGCACGAGGCGGTCACCTTCGCCCTGGAGGAGCTGGCCCCCAAACCCGAGGCCCCGGCCCGCCTGACCCGCCGCCAGCTGGAGGTGGCCGAACTGGTGGCCCAGGGCCTGAGCAACAAGGAGATCGCCCGGGAGCTGGCGATCGCCCAGCGCACCGCCGAGGCGCACCTGGAACACATCCTGGCCCGCCTCGGCCTGCGCTCCCGGGCCCAGGTGGCGGCCTGGGTGGCCGCCCGCGGATCCCGGTAA
- a CDS encoding SDR family NAD(P)-dependent oxidoreductase: MTTTLVTGANKGLGFETARRLVEAGHTVYLGSRDPGRGRAAAAEIGARAVTLDVTDEESVTAAARTIAAAGGLDVLVNNAGIEQRGPDNSVVPAVGTTAELFREVFETNVFGLVRVTHAFLPLLQDSAAPVIVNVSSGLASLTHTAGPGSPAAGYPGMAYPASKTAVNMVTLRYANALPGMRVNAVEPGFTATDLNGHAGTQTVAQGAEVIVRMALLGPDGPTGTYVDVNGPIAW, translated from the coding sequence ATGACCACAACGCTTGTCACCGGGGCCAACAAGGGCCTCGGCTTCGAGACCGCCCGGCGCCTGGTCGAGGCCGGGCACACCGTCTACCTGGGCAGCCGCGACCCCGGACGCGGGCGGGCGGCCGCGGCGGAGATCGGCGCCCGCGCCGTCACCCTGGACGTCACCGACGAGGAGTCCGTCACCGCGGCCGCGCGCACCATCGCCGCGGCGGGCGGGCTGGACGTGCTCGTCAACAACGCGGGCATCGAGCAGCGCGGCCCGGACAACTCGGTGGTCCCGGCCGTCGGCACCACCGCCGAGCTGTTCCGGGAGGTCTTCGAGACCAACGTCTTCGGCCTGGTGCGGGTCACACACGCGTTCCTGCCGCTGCTCCAGGACTCGGCCGCGCCCGTCATCGTCAACGTCAGCAGCGGGCTGGCCTCCCTCACCCACACCGCCGGACCGGGCAGTCCCGCCGCGGGCTACCCGGGCATGGCCTACCCGGCGTCCAAGACCGCGGTCAACATGGTCACCCTGCGGTACGCCAACGCGTTGCCGGGCATGCGGGTCAACGCCGTGGAGCCCGGGTTCACCGCGACCGACCTCAACGGCCACGCCGGGACGCAGACGGTGGCGCAGGGGGCCGAGGTGATCGTGCGGATGGCCCTGCTGGGACCGGACGGGCCGACCGGGACCTACGTCGACGTCAACGGACCCATTGCCTGGTAA
- a CDS encoding RNA-binding S4 domain-containing protein, with the protein MHIRTVEIRDDMIRLGQFLKLAGLAEDGGDAKSLIEDHEVTVNGRVETRRGAQLHDGDVVAVGEDKARVVTPGA; encoded by the coding sequence ATGCACATCCGCACCGTGGAGATCCGCGACGACATGATCCGCCTGGGCCAGTTCCTCAAGCTCGCCGGGCTGGCCGAGGACGGTGGGGATGCCAAGTCGCTCATCGAGGACCACGAGGTCACGGTGAACGGGCGGGTGGAGACGCGGCGCGGGGCGCAGCTGCACGACGGGGACGTGGTGGCCGTGGGCGAGGACAAGGCACGGGTGGTCACGCCCGGCGCCTGA